The following coding sequences are from one Bacteroidetes bacterium SB0662_bin_6 window:
- the aroC gene encoding chorismate synthase, which yields MPDSIRFLTAGESHGEALVGIVEGMPAGVPLASEDIDRQLARRWQGYGRGGRAKFERDRIHIYSGVRFSRTMGSPIGLRLDNAAYTKDRSGWPEVMALTGTGEGVEKVTLPRPGHADLIGLQKYGFDDIRPVIDRASARETAMRVACCTIARQFLAQFGIEVGSHVLRIGEVGHQGYMSDAVAKLLAEGAEKVSEAADASEVRMLDAALTRQCIEHIDATKQQGDSLGGAYEVIVTGVPPGLGSYVHWDRRLDGRLAQAILSIQGQKAVEVGDGVAGSARPGSRVHDPVVTDGEGYSRRTNHAGGVEGGMANGMPIVVRGYMKPIPTLIKPLDTVDVASGEAQPTRYERSDVTSVPAASTVAEATVALAVANAFLEKFGGDSLSEIRARYDAEVAGSGRTGQ from the coding sequence ATGCCGGACAGCATACGTTTCTTGACTGCAGGGGAATCGCACGGCGAGGCGCTTGTGGGGATCGTCGAAGGAATGCCGGCGGGCGTGCCGCTTGCGTCCGAGGATATCGACCGCCAACTGGCCCGGCGCTGGCAGGGCTACGGGCGGGGAGGCCGGGCGAAGTTCGAACGGGACCGGATACATATCTATTCCGGGGTGCGCTTTTCCAGGACGATGGGAAGCCCTATTGGATTGCGCCTCGACAACGCAGCCTATACAAAAGATCGCTCCGGGTGGCCCGAGGTGATGGCCCTGACCGGCACGGGCGAAGGCGTGGAAAAGGTGACGTTGCCAAGGCCGGGCCATGCAGACCTGATCGGCTTGCAGAAGTACGGTTTCGACGATATCCGGCCCGTCATCGACCGGGCCAGTGCGCGTGAGACGGCCATGCGGGTGGCGTGCTGCACTATTGCCCGGCAATTCCTGGCCCAGTTCGGTATCGAGGTGGGCAGTCATGTGCTGCGCATTGGAGAAGTGGGACACCAGGGGTATATGTCGGATGCGGTAGCGAAACTGCTCGCCGAAGGGGCGGAGAAGGTGAGTGAGGCTGCCGATGCGAGCGAGGTGCGCATGCTGGACGCGGCGCTCACCCGCCAGTGCATCGAGCATATCGATGCGACGAAGCAGCAGGGAGATTCGCTGGGGGGCGCGTATGAAGTGATCGTAACGGGCGTTCCTCCGGGGCTCGGTTCGTATGTACACTGGGACCGGCGGCTCGACGGGCGTCTGGCGCAGGCCATCCTGTCCATTCAGGGCCAGAAAGCGGTCGAGGTCGGCGACGGAGTGGCCGGCTCGGCGCGTCCGGGATCGCGGGTGCATGACCCTGTCGTCACCGACGGGGAGGGGTATTCCCGGCGCACCAATCATGCAGGCGGCGTGGAGGGCGGCATGGCCAACGGGATGCCCATCGTGGTCCGCGGCTACATGAAGCCCATTCCTACGCTCATCAAGCCGCTCGATACGGTGGATGTGGCTTCGGGCGAGGCGCAGCCGACCCGGTACGAGCGAAGCGACGTTACCTCTGTGCCGGCGGCCTCGACCGTTGCGGAGGCCACGGTGGCGCTTGCAGTCGCCAATGCATTTCTGGAAAAGTTCGGCGGAGACAGCCTGTCGGAGATTCGGGCCCGCTACGACGCCGAAGTCGCCGGGTCCGGCCGGACAGGACAGTAG
- a CDS encoding valine--tRNA ligase, with product MSTKETSRKEQVDRNSAYRPAEIEARWYAWWEENDLFRVEANSGKPPHVIVMPPPNVTGALHMGHALQDTIQDAVTRLRRMQGYEALWMPGIDHAGIGTQNVVEQQLAKEGKTRHDLGRERFVERVWAWKHEYGGRILEQKRRLGDSCDWSRERFTMDEGFTRAVQEVFVRLYAEGLVYRGDYLVNWDPENRTALSDEEVDNVEREGHLWYIDYPLADGSGAITIATTRPETMLGDTAVAVHPDDPRYTGLIGKKVVLPLLGREIPVIADEYVKMDFGGGALKVTPGHDRNDFEIGRRHGLEVLNVIRPDGAINEQGGPYEGMDRFAARDRIVADLEAQGLLVRTEPMKGTIPVSSRSKAIIEPLISRQWFVKMAPLAEPAIEAVRTGKVTFYPKRWENEYFRWMENIRDWTISRQLWWGHRIPVWYHTGEDGRIDEQRGYVVSVDQPAPGMVQDKDVLDTWFSSWLWPFATLGWPEETEDLACFYPTQVLVSGYDILFFWIARMIMAGCHFMGKPPYSDIFITGMIKDKQGRWMSKSLGNGIDPLDMIDQYGADAVRFSLVILCAQGQDIRLDPTKFEMGRNFANKIWNAFKVFGRFMEEGKTYRRARSFEELELVERWMVHRLHAAIEEVDEALARYRLNEALGRIYDLFWKDYCDWYLELIKPAPGEEPDEETLALAVELYDAMIRLLHPFMPFITEELWAQLQPREEGACCMTAPWPGQDLSLMDRDTAAAFNLIQDIISGIRTIRSEYGVAPGAEIEALVHVSPDAEAMGEALAAHEDYFRKLARVHTLTVGSDLARPSGAASHVAGPCEVFVPLAGIIDLDVERERLQKEVTQKERFLDSVRRKLQNEQFVTRAQPEVVERERRKEQDAAADIARLRKNLEYLG from the coding sequence ATGTCTACGAAGGAAACATCCCGCAAGGAGCAGGTCGATCGCAATTCGGCGTACCGTCCCGCCGAGATCGAAGCCAGATGGTATGCCTGGTGGGAAGAGAATGATCTCTTCCGGGTCGAGGCGAACTCCGGGAAGCCTCCGCATGTCATTGTCATGCCGCCCCCCAATGTGACCGGCGCGCTGCATATGGGGCATGCGCTGCAGGATACCATTCAGGACGCCGTGACGCGGCTCCGGCGCATGCAGGGCTACGAGGCGCTCTGGATGCCGGGCATCGATCATGCCGGTATTGGAACGCAGAATGTCGTGGAACAGCAGTTGGCCAAAGAGGGCAAGACCCGCCACGATCTCGGCCGCGAGCGTTTCGTCGAGCGCGTTTGGGCGTGGAAGCACGAATACGGCGGCAGGATTCTGGAACAGAAACGCCGTCTCGGGGACTCGTGCGACTGGAGCCGGGAGCGGTTTACGATGGACGAGGGCTTCACGCGGGCGGTGCAGGAAGTGTTCGTGCGTCTGTACGCAGAAGGGCTGGTCTACCGGGGGGATTACCTGGTCAACTGGGACCCGGAAAACCGCACGGCGCTGTCCGACGAGGAAGTGGACAATGTGGAGCGGGAAGGGCATCTGTGGTATATCGATTATCCGCTGGCGGACGGTTCCGGCGCGATTACGATCGCCACGACTCGCCCGGAAACCATGCTGGGAGATACGGCGGTCGCCGTACATCCCGACGATCCGCGGTATACCGGCCTCATCGGGAAGAAGGTGGTGCTTCCGCTTTTGGGTCGGGAGATTCCCGTGATTGCGGACGAGTATGTCAAGATGGATTTCGGCGGCGGGGCGCTGAAGGTCACGCCCGGCCACGACCGGAACGATTTCGAGATCGGCCGGCGGCACGGGCTCGAGGTTCTTAATGTGATCCGGCCCGACGGCGCGATCAACGAGCAGGGGGGACCGTACGAGGGAATGGATCGCTTTGCCGCCCGCGACCGCATCGTGGCGGACCTGGAAGCGCAAGGGCTCCTTGTCAGGACGGAGCCCATGAAAGGCACGATCCCTGTGTCGAGCCGGTCCAAGGCGATCATCGAACCCCTTATTTCCCGGCAGTGGTTCGTGAAGATGGCGCCGCTGGCCGAACCGGCTATCGAGGCGGTCCGCACGGGGAAGGTCACGTTTTACCCGAAACGTTGGGAGAACGAATATTTCCGGTGGATGGAAAATATCCGGGACTGGACCATCTCGCGGCAACTCTGGTGGGGGCACCGCATCCCTGTCTGGTATCATACCGGCGAGGACGGCAGGATCGACGAACAGCGCGGGTATGTCGTTTCGGTGGATCAGCCTGCGCCCGGCATGGTGCAGGATAAGGATGTGCTCGACACCTGGTTTTCATCGTGGTTGTGGCCGTTCGCCACGCTGGGATGGCCGGAGGAGACGGAAGACCTTGCCTGTTTCTACCCCACGCAGGTGCTTGTATCCGGGTACGACATTCTTTTCTTCTGGATCGCCCGCATGATCATGGCGGGATGCCATTTCATGGGTAAGCCGCCCTACAGCGACATCTTCATTACGGGGATGATCAAGGACAAGCAGGGGCGCTGGATGTCCAAAAGCCTCGGGAACGGCATCGATCCGCTGGATATGATCGATCAGTACGGCGCCGATGCCGTCCGCTTCTCGCTGGTCATTTTGTGCGCCCAGGGACAGGATATCCGGCTGGACCCGACGAAATTCGAGATGGGCCGCAATTTTGCGAACAAGATATGGAATGCGTTCAAGGTGTTCGGACGGTTCATGGAGGAGGGGAAAACGTACCGCCGGGCGCGCTCTTTCGAAGAACTGGAACTGGTGGAGCGGTGGATGGTGCACCGGCTGCACGCTGCGATCGAAGAGGTGGATGAGGCGCTGGCGCGTTATCGCCTCAACGAAGCCCTGGGCCGGATATACGATCTTTTCTGGAAGGATTACTGCGACTGGTATCTCGAACTGATCAAGCCGGCGCCCGGCGAGGAACCGGACGAGGAAACGCTGGCGCTCGCCGTCGAACTCTACGATGCCATGATCCGGCTCCTGCACCCGTTCATGCCGTTCATTACCGAAGAGTTGTGGGCGCAGTTGCAGCCCCGGGAGGAGGGAGCCTGCTGTATGACGGCGCCCTGGCCCGGGCAGGACCTTTCCCTGATGGACCGCGACACGGCCGCTGCGTTCAACCTGATTCAGGACATCATATCCGGCATTCGCACCATCCGCAGTGAATACGGGGTGGCGCCCGGTGCGGAGATAGAGGCGCTGGTGCATGTTTCTCCCGATGCGGAAGCAATGGGCGAGGCATTGGCGGCGCACGAGGACTATTTCCGCAAGCTGGCCCGCGTGCACACCCTGACCGTGGGCAGCGATCTGGCCCGTCCGTCCGGCGCCGCCTCCCATGTGGCCGGTCCGTGCGAAGTGTTCGTTCCGCTGGCGGGGATCATCGATCTCGATGTGGAACGTGAGCGCCTGCAAAAGGAGGTCACGCAAAAGGAACGTTTTCTCGACAGCGTGCGCCGGAAGTTGCAGAACGAACAATTCGTTACAAGAGCGCAGCCCGAGGTGGTCGAACGGGAGCGCAGAAAGGAACAGGACGCTGCCGCGGACATCGCCCGCCTGCGAAAGAACCTCGAATATCTTGGATGA
- a CDS encoding bifunctional 4-hydroxy-2-oxoglutarate aldolase/2-dehydro-3-deoxy-phosphogluconate aldolase — protein MSAVNDREAILERILATGVVAVVRLPDAAHVLRVVDAIREGGVHAIEITMTTPGALQAITEVAGSMSDVEIGVGSVLDATGVHRAVDAGARYVVSPVYKKELIDAGHERGVPVMPGAFSPTEILEATEAGADVVKVFPSGVVGMSYFKAVLAPMPHLKLMPTGGVSPENAGDWIRAGAVAVGVGSSLLNKQAIAEGNFGKLTENARVLCRSVAEAKKE, from the coding sequence ATGTCCGCCGTAAATGACCGCGAAGCGATTCTGGAGCGTATCCTCGCCACCGGGGTGGTGGCTGTGGTGCGTTTGCCTGATGCTGCGCATGTGCTCCGCGTTGTGGACGCTATCCGGGAAGGAGGGGTTCACGCCATCGAAATCACCATGACGACCCCGGGCGCCTTGCAGGCGATCACCGAGGTGGCCGGCAGCATGAGCGATGTGGAGATCGGGGTGGGTTCCGTGCTGGATGCGACGGGCGTGCATCGGGCTGTCGACGCCGGCGCCCGGTACGTAGTGAGCCCGGTGTACAAGAAGGAACTCATAGACGCTGGGCACGAACGGGGCGTGCCCGTAATGCCGGGGGCGTTCTCCCCCACGGAAATCCTTGAAGCCACCGAGGCCGGCGCCGACGTAGTCAAGGTATTTCCTTCCGGCGTGGTGGGGATGTCGTATTTCAAGGCGGTGCTGGCGCCCATGCCCCACCTGAAATTGATGCCGACCGGGGGGGTGTCCCCAGAGAATGCGGGCGACTGGATCCGCGCCGGAGCCGTGGCGGTGGGCGTGGGGTCTTCTCTGCTGAACAAGCAGGCCATCGCGGAAGGCAACTTCGGCAAACTGACGGAAAACGCGCGTGTGCTGTGCCGGAGCGTGGCGGAAGCGAAAAAGGAGTAA
- a CDS encoding sulfatase: protein MRCLVCAALFAGLTMFAGRPAAAQDDRPPNVVLIFADDLGYGDIGVYGHPTIRTPHLDRMAAEGMKFTQFYVGASVCTPSRAALLTGRLPIRSGMVSDQRRVFFPDSKLGLPAREITIAEALKEAGYATGIVGKWHLGHLEPFLPTNHGFDSYYGIPYSNDMDRVVGGEWQEIFWEPKSEYWNVPLLRDTEVIERPVDQETITRRYAQEAVAFIRNHAGEPFFLYLAHSMPHTPLFRSAAFAGHSKAGLYGDVIEEIDWSVGQVMQALEEKGIAENTLVFFTSDNGPWLIFRTHGGSAGLLRDGKGTTYEGGMRSPALAWWPGTVPAGAVNSALVTAMDVFPTVLGMAGVPVPDDRTIDGMDIGNILRGSDEDAHDMILYYRGTRIFAARVGPWKAHFITQRAYIGDSPVSHDTPILNHLEHDPSERFDVSAEHPEVLEEIAARVAEHRAGLDPWPIQLDARIEE, encoded by the coding sequence ATGCGCTGCCTGGTGTGTGCAGCGCTTTTCGCAGGTCTGACGATGTTCGCCGGGCGTCCGGCGGCGGCGCAGGACGACCGTCCCCCGAATGTGGTGCTCATCTTTGCGGACGACCTCGGCTACGGCGATATCGGTGTGTACGGACACCCGACGATCCGCACGCCCCATCTGGACCGCATGGCGGCGGAAGGGATGAAATTCACCCAGTTCTATGTGGGCGCTTCGGTATGCACGCCGAGCCGGGCTGCGCTGCTGACGGGCCGTCTGCCGATCCGGAGCGGGATGGTCAGCGATCAGCGCCGGGTGTTTTTTCCGGATTCCAAACTGGGCCTGCCGGCGCGCGAAATTACGATTGCGGAAGCGCTCAAGGAGGCCGGGTATGCTACAGGCATAGTGGGGAAGTGGCATCTCGGCCATCTCGAACCGTTTCTGCCCACAAACCACGGCTTCGATTCCTACTACGGGATTCCCTATTCCAACGACATGGATCGCGTGGTAGGCGGCGAATGGCAGGAAATATTCTGGGAGCCCAAATCCGAATACTGGAACGTGCCGCTGCTGCGCGATACGGAAGTTATCGAGCGGCCGGTCGATCAGGAAACGATAACCCGGCGGTATGCGCAGGAGGCGGTGGCCTTTATCCGCAATCATGCCGGGGAGCCGTTCTTCCTGTATCTGGCGCACAGCATGCCGCACACGCCGCTTTTCCGCAGCGCCGCGTTTGCCGGTCATAGCAAGGCGGGACTCTACGGGGACGTGATCGAAGAGATCGACTGGAGCGTAGGACAGGTCATGCAGGCGCTCGAGGAAAAGGGCATTGCGGAGAACACGCTCGTTTTCTTTACGAGCGACAACGGTCCCTGGCTGATTTTTCGCACGCACGGCGGTTCGGCGGGGCTTTTGCGGGACGGCAAGGGCACCACTTACGAGGGAGGCATGCGGTCGCCTGCGCTTGCATGGTGGCCCGGCACGGTCCCGGCAGGAGCGGTGAATTCGGCGCTCGTGACGGCGATGGATGTGTTTCCCACAGTGCTGGGCATGGCGGGCGTGCCGGTTCCGGACGACCGCACGATCGACGGGATGGATATTGGGAATATCCTCCGGGGAAGTGACGAGGATGCCCACGACATGATCCTGTACTACCGGGGCACGCGCATTTTCGCCGCGCGGGTGGGGCCCTGGAAAGCGCACTTCATCACGCAGCGGGCCTACATCGGGGACAGTCCTGTGTCGCACGACACACCGATACTGAATCATCTGGAACACGATCCGTCCGAGCGGTTCGATGTGTCCGCGGAGCACCCGGAGGTGCTGGAGGAGATTGCTGCGCGTGTGGCGGAGCATCGGGCCGGACTGGACCCCTGGCCGATCCAGCTTGACGCCCGCATCGAGGAATAA
- a CDS encoding SDR family oxidoreductase — protein MREANRPGGRLADRTAVVTGAASGIGKATAELFVREGACVVLLDVNEEAGGALAADLGSSAAFYACDVSDGEAVRETFRAIAADLAPVDVLFNNAGVSHVGTVATTAEEDFDRVYRVNVKGVYHCLQAAVQGMCGRGGAIVNMASTVSTIGIPDRFAYSMSKGAVLTMTLSVACDYLQEGIRCNAIAPARIHTPFVDGYLAKNYPGSEQEMYDRLAAAQPIGRMGTPEEVAELVLYLCSDASAFITGALFPIDGGTILLRP, from the coding sequence ATGCGGGAGGCGAATCGCCCCGGCGGGCGGCTTGCGGATCGTACGGCGGTGGTGACCGGCGCGGCTTCAGGCATCGGCAAAGCCACGGCGGAGTTGTTTGTGCGGGAAGGCGCCTGCGTGGTCCTCCTGGATGTGAACGAGGAAGCGGGCGGGGCGCTGGCCGCCGACCTGGGGTCGTCTGCGGCTTTCTATGCCTGCGATGTGTCCGACGGGGAGGCCGTGCGCGAAACCTTCCGGGCTATCGCTGCGGATCTGGCCCCTGTAGATGTGCTGTTCAACAATGCCGGCGTGTCCCATGTCGGCACGGTGGCGACGACTGCCGAAGAGGATTTCGACCGGGTCTACCGGGTCAACGTGAAGGGCGTGTACCATTGCCTCCAGGCCGCAGTGCAGGGCATGTGCGGGCGGGGCGGGGCTATCGTGAACATGGCCTCGACGGTGTCCACCATCGGCATCCCGGATCGCTTTGCCTATTCGATGAGCAAGGGCGCCGTGCTGACCATGACCCTTTCCGTGGCCTGCGACTATCTGCAGGAGGGCATACGCTGCAACGCCATTGCTCCTGCCCGCATTCACACCCCGTTCGTGGACGGGTACCTTGCGAAAAACTATCCGGGCAGCGAGCAGGAAATGTATGACCGGCTGGCGGCCGCGCAGCCCATCGGAAGGATGGGCACGCCGGAAGAAGTGGCGGAACTGGTGCTGTACCTGTGCTCGGATGCTTCGGCATTCATTACCGGGGCGCTTTTTCCCATAGACGGGGGGACGATCCTGCTTCGCCCGTGA
- a CDS encoding fumarylacetoacetate hydrolase family protein: protein MRLIRFGSLGAEKPGLLLPDGTRVDASGVAYDYDEAFFAGDGIARLRTWLEKGKAADAPRVDESVRLAPPVARPSKIICIGLNYHKHAQESKMAVPDEPVLFMKASSSLSGPFDPIILPRGSRKTDWEVELAVIIGRRAKYVAESEALEYVAGYSIMNDVSERAYQIERGGQWVKGKSCDTFSPLGPALVTPDEIADVHDLDMRLAVNGEEMQRSSTADMIFSVPFLVSYVSRFMTLLPGDILSTGTPEGVGLGMTPPRYLRVGYVVDLEIERLGAMRQEAAPPWAPVGRPWNPEAAQPPS from the coding sequence ATGCGACTTATTCGATTCGGTTCGCTCGGCGCCGAAAAGCCGGGCCTCCTGCTCCCGGACGGAACGCGCGTGGACGCCTCCGGCGTAGCCTACGACTACGACGAAGCATTCTTCGCCGGGGATGGCATTGCCCGGCTGCGCACATGGCTGGAGAAGGGCAAGGCCGCCGATGCGCCGCGCGTCGATGAAAGCGTGCGTCTTGCGCCGCCGGTAGCCCGTCCGAGCAAGATTATCTGCATCGGACTGAATTACCACAAGCATGCGCAGGAATCGAAGATGGCCGTGCCGGATGAACCGGTATTGTTCATGAAGGCGAGTTCGTCGCTCAGCGGGCCGTTCGATCCCATTATCCTGCCGCGCGGTTCGAGAAAAACCGACTGGGAAGTCGAACTGGCCGTGATCATCGGACGCCGGGCGAAGTATGTAGCGGAAAGCGAGGCGCTGGAGTACGTAGCGGGGTATTCGATTATGAACGACGTTTCCGAGCGGGCATACCAGATCGAGCGGGGCGGGCAGTGGGTGAAGGGCAAGAGTTGCGACACCTTTTCTCCGCTCGGCCCGGCACTCGTCACCCCGGACGAGATTGCGGATGTACACGATCTGGATATGCGGCTTGCGGTCAACGGAGAGGAGATGCAGCGCAGTTCGACGGCGGATATGATCTTTTCCGTTCCTTTCCTCGTAAGCTACGTGAGCCGTTTCATGACGCTGCTTCCGGGAGATATTCTTTCCACCGGTACGCCGGAGGGAGTCGGGCTGGGCATGACGCCCCCGAGATATCTGCGGGTGGGCTATGTGGTGGATCTGGAAATCGAGCGACTGGGAGCAATGCGGCAGGAAGCGGCGCCGCCCTGGGCGCCTGTCGGCAGACCGTGGAATCCGGAAGCGGCGCAACCGCCTTCCTGA
- a CDS encoding DUF393 domain-containing protein: protein MDDPGPVILFDGECNFCNATVRWTASREKHKRLHFASLQSRAARRIIALADPGIDFEALPDSLVFVDEEGVHTDSTANLRIARHLRFPWSLLVLAQIIPRPLRDAAYRSFARNRYRWFGRSDACPASPPDFAARFLDTEEEPGVDDA from the coding sequence ATGGACGATCCCGGCCCTGTTATCCTGTTTGACGGCGAGTGCAACTTCTGCAACGCCACCGTTCGCTGGACCGCATCGCGGGAAAAGCACAAGCGGCTTCATTTTGCAAGCCTCCAATCCCGGGCGGCCCGCCGCATTATCGCCTTGGCCGACCCCGGAATCGATTTTGAAGCGCTTCCCGACAGCCTGGTGTTTGTGGACGAAGAAGGCGTCCATACCGATTCTACCGCCAACCTCCGCATCGCCCGGCACCTGCGTTTTCCCTGGTCCCTGCTGGTTCTCGCACAGATTATTCCCCGGCCGCTGCGGGACGCGGCCTATCGTTCTTTTGCCCGTAACCGCTATCGCTGGTTCGGTCGAAGCGATGCGTGCCCTGCCTCTCCGCCCGACTTTGCCGCTCGCTTTCTGGACACGGAAGAAGAACCGGGTGTGGATGACGCGTGA
- a CDS encoding fuconate dehydratase: MRITHVEARDIRFPTSRMLDGSDAVNVDPDYSAAYVTLQTDQDGLEGNGLAFTCGRGTEIVVAMIRAFAPLVEGLTLDEIREDMLGFWRRLTSDSQMRWLGPEKGVIHLATAAISNAVWDLMARCDEKPLWRYLLDMPVETLVACIEFRYVTDLITPEEATDMLRALEPSRAARLDDLQKNGYPAYTTSAGWLGYSDEKLRNLCREGVAQGWTRFKQKVGANIEDDRRRARIIREEIGKDGILMMDANQYWDVDEAIRHMNRLREFDPYWIEEPTSPDDVLGHAAIARALRPIRVATGEHAQNRVLFKQFLQADAIGVCQIDACRLGGVNEVLAVLLMAAKCGVPVCPHAGGVGLCEYVQHLSIFDYVAVSGNLEHRVLEYVDHLHEHFVHPVTIRDGNYVVPEAPGYSIEMHPASLDRYEYPGGAAWKQ, encoded by the coding sequence ATGCGCATTACCCATGTAGAAGCCCGGGATATCCGGTTTCCCACCTCACGGATGCTGGACGGATCGGATGCGGTGAATGTCGATCCCGATTACTCCGCCGCATACGTTACCCTCCAAACCGATCAGGACGGTCTCGAAGGCAACGGCCTTGCGTTCACCTGCGGGCGCGGGACGGAGATCGTGGTCGCGATGATCCGGGCCTTTGCCCCGCTTGTCGAAGGGCTGACGCTCGACGAAATCCGCGAAGACATGCTGGGATTCTGGCGGCGCCTGACGTCAGACAGCCAGATGCGGTGGCTGGGACCGGAAAAGGGAGTGATCCACCTTGCCACGGCGGCCATTTCCAATGCCGTATGGGACCTGATGGCCCGCTGCGACGAAAAACCGCTGTGGCGGTATCTGCTGGATATGCCTGTGGAAACGCTGGTGGCGTGTATCGAATTCCGGTACGTCACCGACCTGATTACGCCGGAGGAAGCAACGGATATGCTGCGGGCGCTCGAGCCTTCCCGCGCCGCCCGGCTCGACGACTTGCAAAAGAACGGCTACCCCGCCTATACGACCAGCGCCGGATGGCTGGGTTACTCCGACGAAAAGCTCCGCAATTTATGCCGCGAAGGCGTTGCCCAGGGGTGGACCCGCTTCAAACAGAAGGTCGGCGCAAATATCGAGGACGACCGGCGGCGGGCGCGCATCATCCGGGAAGAGATCGGGAAAGACGGCATCCTTATGATGGATGCGAACCAGTACTGGGATGTGGACGAGGCGATTCGCCATATGAACCGCTTGCGTGAGTTCGATCCGTACTGGATCGAGGAGCCCACCAGCCCGGACGACGTGCTGGGCCATGCCGCCATCGCCCGGGCGCTGCGTCCCATTCGCGTGGCGACCGGCGAACACGCCCAGAACCGCGTCCTGTTCAAGCAATTCCTGCAGGCGGACGCTATCGGCGTGTGTCAGATCGACGCCTGCCGTCTGGGCGGCGTGAACGAGGTGCTGGCCGTGCTGCTCATGGCTGCAAAATGCGGCGTCCCGGTGTGCCCCCATGCCGGAGGGGTCGGCCTGTGCGAGTACGTACAGCACCTGTCCATCTTCGATTACGTCGCGGTGAGCGGAAACCTGGAGCACCGCGTGCTGGAATATGTGGATCACCTGCACGAGCATTTTGTCCATCCCGTCACGATCAGGGACGGAAACTATGTCGTGCCGGAAGCCCCCGGCTACAGCATCGAAATGCATCCGGCTTCGCTCGACCGGTACGAGTATCCGGGAGGAGCGGCCTGGAAACAATAG